In Mycolicibacterium phocaicum, one DNA window encodes the following:
- the moeZ gene encoding adenylyltransferase/sulfurtransferase MoeZ produces the protein MASPSAREEEDSSLPPLVQPAAELTRDEVARYSRHLIIPDFGVDGQKRLKNARVLVIGAGGLGSPTLLYLAAAGVGTIGIVEFDVVDESNLQRQIIHGQSDVGRSKALSARDSILEINPLVTVNLHEFRLDTDNAVPLFEQYDLILDGTDNFATRYLVNDAAVLAHKPYVWGSIYRFSGQVSVFWEDAPDGRGLNYRDLYPEPPAPGTVPSCAEGGVLGILCASVASVMGTEAIKLITGIGTPLLGRLMIYDALDMTYRTIAIRKDPATPKITELIDYDAFCGVVSDAAAEAAADSTVTPLELRDMIDAGKPVALIDVREPAEWAINHIEGAELIPKSTLDSGAGLARVPQDRIAVLYCKTGIRSAEALLALKQAGFADALHLQGGIVAWARQLEPDMVMY, from the coding sequence ATGGCATCCCCGTCCGCACGCGAGGAGGAAGACAGCTCCTTGCCGCCGCTGGTGCAGCCGGCGGCCGAACTCACCCGCGACGAGGTGGCGCGGTACAGCCGCCACCTGATCATCCCCGACTTCGGCGTCGACGGGCAGAAGCGGCTCAAGAACGCGCGGGTGCTCGTCATCGGCGCCGGGGGACTGGGGTCCCCGACCCTGCTGTACCTCGCGGCGGCCGGCGTCGGCACCATCGGCATCGTCGAGTTCGACGTCGTCGATGAATCCAACCTGCAGCGCCAGATCATCCACGGCCAGTCCGACGTCGGCCGGTCCAAGGCCCTCAGCGCCCGCGATTCGATCCTGGAGATCAATCCACTGGTCACCGTCAATCTGCACGAGTTCCGGCTCGACACCGACAATGCGGTGCCGCTTTTCGAGCAGTACGACCTGATCCTGGACGGCACTGACAACTTCGCGACCCGCTACCTCGTCAACGACGCCGCGGTGCTCGCGCACAAGCCGTACGTGTGGGGCTCGATCTACCGGTTCTCCGGCCAGGTGTCGGTGTTCTGGGAGGACGCCCCCGACGGGCGCGGACTGAACTACCGCGACCTCTACCCGGAACCGCCGGCCCCGGGCACGGTGCCGTCGTGCGCCGAGGGCGGCGTGCTGGGAATTCTCTGCGCCTCGGTCGCCTCGGTGATGGGCACCGAGGCCATCAAGCTCATCACCGGCATCGGCACACCGCTGCTGGGCCGCCTGATGATCTACGACGCCCTCGACATGACCTACCGCACCATCGCGATTCGCAAGGACCCGGCGACGCCGAAGATCACCGAACTCATCGACTACGACGCGTTCTGCGGCGTGGTCTCCGATGCGGCGGCCGAGGCGGCAGCCGATTCGACGGTGACGCCGCTGGAGCTGCGGGACATGATCGACGCCGGCAAGCCCGTCGCGCTCATCGACGTGCGCGAACCCGCGGAGTGGGCCATCAACCACATCGAGGGCGCCGAACTGATCCCCAAGTCGACGCTCGACTCCGGGGCCGGGCTGGCCCGTGTGCCGCAGGACCGAATCGCGGTGCTGTACTGCAAGACCGGCATCCGCTCGGCCGAGGCCCTGCTCGCGCTCAAACAGGCCGGATTCGCCGACGCGCTGCACCTGCAGGGCGGCATCGTGGCCTGGGCGCGGCAACTCGAGCCCGACATGGTCATGTACTGA
- a CDS encoding TIGR02569 family protein has product MTVDRPPEHVLTAFGLTGLRPVPLGSSWEGGWRCGEVVLSMVADNARASWSAKVRETLFVDGVRLARPVRATDGRYVVAGWRADTFVTGTPEPRHDEIVSAAVRLHEATAKLERPRFLTQPPAVPWSDVDVFIAADRAAWEDRPLQSLPPGSRVAPATTDGRRSVELINQLASLRKPTRNPSQLVHGDLYGTVLFAGTAAPGITDITPYWRPASWAAGVVVVDALSWGEADDGLIERWASLPEWPQMLLRALIFRLAVHALHPRSTAAAFPGLARTAALVRLVL; this is encoded by the coding sequence GTGACCGTCGACCGTCCTCCCGAACATGTGCTCACGGCGTTCGGCCTGACCGGTCTCCGGCCGGTGCCGCTCGGCTCGAGCTGGGAGGGCGGCTGGCGCTGCGGCGAGGTGGTGCTGTCCATGGTCGCCGACAACGCGCGGGCCTCCTGGTCGGCCAAGGTGCGCGAGACGCTGTTCGTGGACGGTGTCCGGCTGGCCCGTCCGGTGCGCGCCACCGATGGCCGCTACGTCGTGGCCGGCTGGCGCGCCGACACGTTCGTCACCGGGACCCCGGAACCGCGGCACGACGAGATCGTCTCGGCGGCGGTGCGTCTGCACGAGGCGACGGCCAAGCTCGAGCGTCCGCGCTTCCTGACGCAGCCGCCCGCGGTGCCGTGGAGCGACGTCGACGTTTTCATCGCCGCCGACCGTGCCGCCTGGGAAGACCGGCCACTGCAGTCGTTGCCGCCCGGTTCGCGGGTGGCGCCCGCCACCACCGACGGCCGCCGTTCGGTCGAACTGATCAATCAGCTTGCGTCCCTGCGCAAGCCGACCCGCAACCCGAGCCAGCTGGTGCACGGCGACCTCTACGGCACCGTGCTGTTCGCTGGTACCGCCGCGCCGGGCATCACCGACATCACGCCGTACTGGCGCCCGGCGTCGTGGGCCGCGGGTGTGGTCGTCGTCGACGCGCTGTCGTGGGGCGAGGCCGACGACGGTCTCATCGAACGTTGGGCGTCGCTGCCGGAATGGCCGCAGATGTTGTTGCGCGCCTTGATCTTCCGGCTCGCGGTGCATGCGCTGCACCCGCGGTCGACGGCGGCGGCCTTCCCGGGTTTGGCGCGCACCGCAGCCCTGGTCCGCCTGGTGCTGTAG
- a CDS encoding purine-cytosine permease family protein, whose product MTAVEPTTDGTYKDRIAAVEPGGNEFIAEADRHGKPSQLFWTWTSPNMEFATVFVGMLAVLAFGMSFWQAVVGIIIGTGLGAIAHYFLSARGPLHGVPQMVLGRMAFGFKGNALPATLMSITAGVGWFATNSVSGAFALSTLFGFGPLVGLIIIVVVQTAFAFFGHNLVQAFERWSFPALAIVFGAAAVGIFAHADLGAPAPSGGVGGLGGFLLTVGTAFGYAAGWTPYAADYTRYLPSAVSPFATGFFASTGLFVSCVVLEIVGAASTTFGAASLGNPTASFTAELAPWLAKATLLAIAVGAIAANALNIYSGAMAFVTTGITLPPHIARALVTVFFGVAGFLIAWWALPDAAHSYEAFLLVIAYWIGPWLGVVFADQYLRRGQQIAGYLYDRSYSNWPGLLSFALGLSLSVLLFSNQEKFVGFVARVVPKLGDITFFVGFVIAGAAYLVLCRKKIAAECAAA is encoded by the coding sequence ATGACGGCTGTCGAACCCACCACCGACGGAACCTACAAAGACCGGATCGCTGCGGTCGAGCCCGGTGGCAACGAGTTCATCGCGGAGGCGGACCGGCACGGCAAGCCGAGTCAGCTGTTCTGGACGTGGACGTCGCCCAACATGGAATTCGCGACGGTGTTCGTCGGCATGCTGGCCGTCCTGGCGTTCGGTATGAGCTTCTGGCAGGCGGTCGTCGGAATCATCATCGGTACCGGGCTGGGTGCGATCGCGCACTATTTCCTGTCCGCGCGCGGACCGCTGCACGGCGTGCCGCAGATGGTGCTGGGCCGAATGGCGTTCGGGTTCAAGGGTAATGCTCTGCCCGCGACATTGATGTCGATCACCGCGGGGGTCGGTTGGTTCGCCACCAACAGTGTCAGCGGTGCGTTCGCGTTGTCCACCCTGTTCGGCTTCGGACCGCTGGTCGGCCTGATCATCATCGTGGTGGTGCAGACCGCGTTCGCGTTCTTCGGCCACAACCTGGTGCAGGCGTTCGAGCGGTGGTCGTTCCCGGCGCTCGCCATCGTTTTCGGCGCGGCAGCGGTGGGAATTTTCGCGCACGCGGATCTGGGTGCGCCGGCGCCGTCGGGTGGGGTCGGCGGGCTCGGGGGCTTCCTGCTCACCGTCGGCACCGCGTTCGGGTACGCGGCCGGCTGGACACCGTACGCCGCGGACTACACCCGCTATCTGCCCTCGGCAGTGTCCCCATTCGCGACGGGCTTCTTCGCCTCCACCGGGTTGTTCGTCTCGTGTGTGGTCCTGGAGATCGTCGGGGCGGCGTCGACGACGTTCGGCGCGGCGAGCCTGGGCAACCCGACGGCGTCGTTCACCGCCGAGCTGGCGCCGTGGCTGGCCAAGGCGACGCTGTTGGCCATCGCGGTCGGTGCGATCGCCGCCAATGCCCTCAATATCTATTCCGGGGCAATGGCTTTCGTGACCACCGGGATCACGTTGCCGCCACACATCGCGCGGGCGCTGGTGACCGTCTTCTTCGGCGTGGCGGGTTTCCTGATCGCGTGGTGGGCGTTGCCCGATGCCGCGCACAGCTATGAAGCGTTTCTACTGGTGATCGCCTACTGGATCGGACCCTGGCTGGGTGTGGTCTTCGCCGATCAGTACCTCCGCCGCGGGCAGCAGATCGCCGGATATCTGTACGACCGCTCGTATTCGAACTGGCCGGGGCTGCTGTCCTTCGCACTGGGACTGAGCCTCTCGGTGCTGTTGTTCTCCAACCAGGAGAAGTTCGTCGGCTTTGTCGCCCGGGTGGTGCCGAAGCTCGGTGACATCACCTTCTTCGTCGGCTTCGTCATCGCCGGTGCCGCGTACCTGGTGCTGTGTCGAAAGAAGATCGCCGCGGAATGTGCCGCCGCATGA
- a CDS encoding nucleoside deaminase: MTPEEMLDVAVAEARNGLAEGGIPIGAALFRADGELLGAGHNRRVQDGDPSVHAETDAFRAAGRQRGYGSTVMVTTLSPCWYCSGLVRQFGIGAVVIGEARTFHGGHDWLAEHGVAVTVLDDERCVAMMAEFISARPELWAEDIGE, from the coding sequence ATGACCCCCGAGGAGATGCTCGACGTCGCGGTCGCCGAAGCACGAAATGGGTTGGCCGAAGGCGGTATTCCGATCGGTGCGGCGCTGTTCCGGGCCGATGGTGAACTCCTGGGTGCGGGCCACAACCGCCGGGTGCAGGACGGTGACCCCTCGGTGCACGCCGAGACCGACGCGTTCCGTGCGGCCGGGCGTCAGCGCGGCTACGGCTCGACCGTCATGGTGACGACGCTCTCGCCGTGCTGGTATTGCAGCGGCCTGGTGCGGCAGTTCGGCATCGGCGCGGTGGTGATAGGGGAGGCCCGCACGTTCCACGGTGGTCACGATTGGCTGGCCGAACATGGTGTGGCGGTTACGGTTCTGGACGACGAGCGGTGCGTGGCGATGATGGCGGAGTTCATCAGCGCCCGTCCCGAATTGTGGG